In Virgibacillus sp. NKC19-16, a single genomic region encodes these proteins:
- a CDS encoding MBL fold metallo-hydrolase: MDREMHESHDNKFIPMTSTESGTGQEVRKDAYYYTDQIANICLIGNLMDEKWVLIDAGMPTAAPEIKAVVEERYGEHSKPAAIILTHGHFDHVGGLIDLVREWDVPVYAHELELPFLTGEKSYPEPDSTVEGGLLAKISPMYPNEPINLGDAVKPLPADNSVPEMPDWKWVHTPGHSPGHVSFFREEDALLLSGDAFITVRQDSFYNVLMQNEEVNGPPRYLTTDWQTAWDSVKKLADLKPNIVIPGHGRFMEGKDLTDGLNKLVAEFDRLAIPDYGKYVDDGDNMTQ; the protein is encoded by the coding sequence ATGGATAGGGAAATGCATGAAAGTCATGATAATAAATTTATACCAATGACATCTACAGAAAGCGGGACAGGACAAGAGGTAAGAAAAGATGCTTATTATTACACGGATCAGATCGCAAATATTTGCTTGATAGGCAACCTGATGGATGAGAAGTGGGTTTTAATTGATGCAGGTATGCCGACTGCAGCTCCTGAAATAAAGGCCGTAGTCGAAGAGCGATACGGGGAGCATAGCAAACCAGCAGCAATTATCTTGACTCATGGGCATTTTGATCATGTAGGCGGATTAATTGATTTAGTGAGAGAATGGGATGTTCCCGTTTATGCACATGAGCTTGAGTTGCCATTCCTAACCGGGGAGAAGAGTTACCCTGAACCGGATTCGACTGTTGAAGGTGGACTATTAGCTAAAATTTCGCCAATGTATCCGAACGAACCGATTAATTTAGGAGATGCTGTTAAGCCATTACCAGCAGATAACAGTGTGCCTGAAATGCCTGATTGGAAATGGGTGCATACGCCAGGTCATTCCCCAGGACATGTGTCATTTTTCCGGGAAGAAGATGCACTGCTATTATCAGGGGATGCTTTTATTACGGTGAGGCAGGATTCCTTTTACAATGTATTAATGCAAAATGAGGAAGTGAATGGGCCACCAAGATATTTAACCACCGACTGGCAGACTGCCTGGGACTCAGTGAAAAAATTAGCGGATTTGAAACCAAATATAGTCATTCCCGGTCATGGAAGATTCATGGAAGGCAAAGACCTAACAGACGGATTAAACAAGCTTGTCGCAGAATTTGACCGGCTTGCTATCCCGGACTATGGCAAGTATGTTGATGATGGCGACAATATGACACAATAA
- a CDS encoding DsbA family oxidoreductase, with protein MKIEVWSDFVCPFCYIGKRRLEMALENFQEKDNVTVEYKSYELDPNAEEGPGQNMHEYLAANKGMSIEQAKSMNESLGEQAAEVGLTYNFDTMQHTNTFDAHRVAQYATKQDKGKELTERLLHAYFTESKLISDHETLITLAEEVGLNADEVTALLKVDNYANHVRGDEEQARQIGVQGVPFFVFNEKYAVSGAQPTEVFTEVLEQVWEEENEKPVLQSLNPKKSKTTYCTDEGCEVSEN; from the coding sequence ATGAAAATTGAAGTATGGTCAGATTTCGTATGCCCGTTCTGTTATATCGGCAAGCGAAGATTAGAAATGGCCTTAGAAAATTTCCAGGAAAAAGATAATGTAACTGTAGAATATAAAAGCTATGAACTGGACCCCAACGCTGAAGAGGGTCCCGGACAGAATATGCATGAATACCTTGCTGCTAACAAAGGAATGTCTATAGAACAGGCGAAAAGCATGAATGAAAGTCTCGGCGAGCAAGCAGCGGAGGTTGGATTGACATATAACTTTGATACGATGCAACATACGAATACATTTGATGCACATCGTGTAGCACAATACGCAACCAAACAAGATAAAGGCAAAGAATTGACTGAACGTCTTCTACATGCCTATTTCACAGAATCAAAATTGATTAGTGATCATGAGACCCTAATCACGCTTGCGGAAGAAGTAGGCTTAAATGCAGATGAGGTAACAGCATTACTTAAAGTAGATAATTATGCAAACCATGTCCGAGGAGATGAGGAACAGGCCCGTCAAATTGGTGTGCAGGGCGTTCCATTCTTTGTATTTAATGAAAAATACGCCGTATCTGGAGCCCAACCTACAGAAGTTTTTACAGAAGTTCTTGAACAGGTTTGGGAAGAGGAGAATGAGAAACCGGTTCTACAATCACTAAACCCTAAAAAATCCAAAACAACGTATTGTACGGATGAAGGCTGTGAAGTAAGCGAAAATTAA
- a CDS encoding GerAB/ArcD/ProY family transporter, with amino-acid sequence MRVKSRISPAELFFVLVQTMVGVGILSLPFQTYKAAGHDGWISILISGFLIQFIVLLIWLLCKRFPNLTLFDFSTLIVGKTLGNVINFLYIVYLLMIVGYVFIVINDIFIRWIFPETPEWMFLIIGIALLVYGCMGTIRNMVSLFSFLFLFILFLFFITLLTFRDPVIDVRHLFPIGSTGGWTILKSTIEILPSFIGFETLLIYFAFMKQPKSFSAVKGAFSAVFFVTLFYTYIVIISTIMFSPGEINVVPEPVLYMLSAIDIHILQRLDLIFLSIWGIVVATTIISYAFLGSMGISKLLHVKHKTAVFLSGVFVLFITIASNYNVEIIAYEEWVEILNLTFGIIIPAILLFIAIIFKREAASCDEEK; translated from the coding sequence ATGAGAGTGAAGAGCCGTATTAGTCCGGCCGAGCTATTTTTTGTACTAGTACAAACCATGGTCGGGGTTGGTATATTGTCATTACCTTTCCAAACATATAAAGCCGCTGGTCATGATGGGTGGATTTCCATTTTAATTTCCGGGTTTCTCATTCAATTCATTGTATTGCTTATATGGTTGCTATGTAAAAGGTTTCCAAATCTTACCTTGTTTGATTTCTCGACATTAATAGTAGGAAAAACGTTGGGAAATGTCATTAATTTTTTATATATTGTTTATCTGCTTATGATCGTTGGTTATGTCTTTATTGTAATTAATGATATTTTCATTCGGTGGATTTTCCCTGAAACCCCGGAGTGGATGTTCCTTATAATAGGAATTGCTCTTCTCGTTTATGGATGTATGGGAACGATAAGAAATATGGTGTCTTTATTTTCCTTCCTGTTCCTATTCATTCTGTTTTTATTTTTTATTACACTTCTTACTTTTCGGGATCCGGTAATTGATGTTCGCCACCTTTTCCCAATTGGATCCACTGGGGGATGGACTATTCTTAAGAGCACGATAGAGATTCTTCCATCCTTTATCGGTTTTGAAACATTGTTAATTTATTTCGCCTTTATGAAACAGCCCAAAAGCTTCTCAGCAGTGAAAGGGGCATTTTCAGCTGTGTTTTTTGTAACGTTGTTTTATACTTATATCGTTATCATAAGCACAATAATGTTTAGCCCGGGTGAAATAAACGTCGTTCCAGAACCTGTTCTTTATATGTTAAGCGCGATTGATATACACATCTTACAGCGATTAGATTTAATATTTCTTTCTATATGGGGTATCGTGGTTGCTACTACTATTATTAGCTATGCCTTTTTGGGAAGTATGGGAATCAGTAAGTTGCTACACGTAAAACATAAAACAGCTGTCTTCCTTTCCGGTGTATTTGTCCTTTTCATAACTATTGCCTCTAATTATAATGTAGAAATAATCGCATATGAGGAATGGGTTGAAATATTAAATTTGACTTTTGGGATCATTATTCCTGCAATACTTCTTTTCATAGCGATTATCTTTAAAAGAGAGGCGGCTTCCTGCGATGAGGAAAAATAA
- a CDS encoding DUF2188 domain-containing protein: MPWTLNDYPSSMKNLDEATKKKAIDIANSMIDEGYEEGRAIPIATEQAKEWHQNASQDEIEEYKKRGRPTQRSEEGKKYENNPERLEEAEEVVAHEDGWAVQSSNADRASDVFENKDDAIKRAREIAKNKGTSLTIYKQDGSIQETYSYEDN, translated from the coding sequence ATGCCTTGGACATTAAATGATTATCCATCATCCATGAAAAATTTAGATGAAGCGACAAAAAAGAAAGCAATTGATATTGCGAATTCGATGATTGATGAAGGTTATGAGGAAGGAAGGGCCATCCCAATTGCCACTGAGCAAGCAAAGGAATGGCATCAAAATGCAAGTCAGGACGAGATTGAAGAATATAAAAAGCGTGGTAGGCCAACACAACGTTCTGAGGAAGGGAAGAAATATGAAAACAATCCGGAACGTTTAGAAGAAGCCGAAGAAGTTGTAGCACATGAAGACGGTTGGGCCGTACAATCGAGCAATGCGGACCGAGCGAGTGATGTTTTTGAAAACAAAGATGATGCAATAAAGCGCGCTAGGGAAATCGCTAAGAATAAAGGAACTTCCTTAACCATTTATAAACAGGACGGTTCGATACAGGAAACTTATTCCTATGAAGATAATTAA
- a CDS encoding iron ABC transporter ATP-binding protein: protein MIKIKELTKQFGKKNVVDNVSINIKPGTITSFIGPNGAGKSTLLSMVSRLLDSDTGEVLLDQNNVRKWKSNEFARRVSILKQSNFLNVRLTVRELISFGRYPYSKGRLTAEDEKFIDQAIDYMNLHDMENQLIDELSGGQKQRAFIAMVIAQDTEYILLDEPLNNLDMKHSVQIMKTLSRLVNELGKTVVIVLHDINFASVYSDRIVALKDGKLVKNGPTNEIINPQTLREIYEMDIPVQEQDGCRICVYFNAHAN from the coding sequence ATGATTAAAATCAAAGAGTTGACAAAGCAATTTGGTAAAAAGAATGTTGTGGACAACGTTTCCATAAACATTAAGCCCGGGACGATAACGTCGTTTATTGGTCCGAATGGTGCGGGAAAATCTACATTATTGTCAATGGTGAGTCGGTTATTGGATTCTGATACCGGTGAAGTATTACTTGACCAAAATAACGTGAGAAAGTGGAAGTCGAATGAGTTTGCAAGACGTGTTTCAATTTTAAAACAGTCCAACTTTTTAAATGTACGTTTAACTGTACGTGAATTAATTTCATTTGGCCGTTATCCGTATTCTAAAGGCCGCTTGACAGCAGAAGACGAAAAGTTTATAGATCAGGCTATTGATTATATGAACTTACATGATATGGAGAATCAGTTGATTGATGAGTTGTCTGGTGGACAAAAACAGCGCGCATTTATCGCGATGGTAATTGCTCAGGATACAGAATATATATTACTTGATGAGCCTTTAAACAACTTGGACATGAAGCATTCTGTGCAAATTATGAAAACACTAAGTAGGCTTGTGAACGAGCTTGGTAAAACGGTTGTTATTGTTTTACATGATATTAATTTTGCATCTGTCTATTCAGATCGTATTGTCGCGTTAAAGGACGGAAAATTAGTGAAAAACGGCCCGACTAATGAAATCATTAACCCCCAAACCCTTCGTGAAATTTATGAAATGGATATACCAGTTCAGGAACAGGACGGTTGTCGTATTTGTGTATATTTTAATGCCCATGCAAATTAG
- a CDS encoding Ger(x)C family spore germination protein, with amino-acid sequence MRKNKIILLLLIIPLLTGCWDERLLKNSRTVYLSGFDLDEEKNYRTTAVIRNLNISDSSRGERSVSNELVTGKGESIRESSLSIDRGVAGKFDPAKGRILILGNEVAKRNIYNVLDSIYRDPRVNLNSKVAVTDGNANELIQHLIEEEPEKGEYLYEMIRSSEDHTQSPSITLRTVRNYLFDEGKDFFIPYLGIDKNKNKVELKGTALFKDRSFTGQFLSSDQSTLLLLFMEKQSKKAILTDQIDQTRDVSVSYNVKNVSRELSVEKKDKIHIDVSLQLDVDVVDFPPDNLDEQEMISYLNKQLSNHLTKKADILFKKLADNQSDVLGLGRELIAFHPSIWEEIKGENYYEHIVVNPEVKVNVTSSGITL; translated from the coding sequence ATGAGGAAAAATAAAATTATTCTGCTCTTGCTAATTATCCCGTTATTAACAGGTTGCTGGGATGAAAGATTACTGAAAAACTCCCGAACAGTGTATTTATCAGGTTTTGATTTGGATGAGGAAAAAAACTACAGGACAACAGCGGTTATCAGAAATTTAAATATAAGTGATTCAAGTAGGGGGGAAAGGTCTGTATCTAATGAGTTGGTAACCGGTAAAGGAGAAAGTATTAGAGAGTCGAGTCTAAGTATCGACCGAGGCGTAGCTGGTAAATTTGATCCCGCAAAAGGGAGAATATTAATTTTAGGTAATGAAGTCGCAAAAAGAAATATATACAACGTGTTAGATTCCATTTATCGAGATCCAAGAGTAAATTTGAATTCTAAAGTTGCTGTTACGGACGGCAATGCAAATGAATTAATTCAGCATTTAATTGAAGAGGAACCTGAAAAAGGAGAATACTTATATGAAATGATTAGAAGCAGTGAAGACCATACACAGTCCCCGTCCATCACACTTCGTACGGTTCGCAACTATTTGTTTGATGAAGGAAAGGATTTTTTTATCCCTTACTTGGGTATTGATAAGAATAAAAATAAAGTGGAATTGAAAGGAACTGCTCTTTTTAAAGATCGCAGCTTTACTGGACAATTTCTGTCATCTGATCAAAGTACTCTGTTATTACTTTTCATGGAAAAACAATCTAAAAAGGCAATTTTAACAGATCAGATTGATCAAACACGCGACGTATCCGTAAGTTATAATGTAAAAAATGTCTCAAGAGAGCTAAGTGTTGAGAAAAAAGATAAGATCCATATTGATGTTTCTCTTCAACTGGATGTGGATGTCGTTGATTTTCCACCAGACAATTTAGATGAGCAAGAGATGATAAGTTATTTAAATAAACAATTATCCAATCATCTCACTAAAAAAGCGGATATTCTATTCAAAAAACTAGCAGACAACCAAAGTGATGTACTTGGATTAGGCAGAGAATTAATTGCCTTTCATCCATCTATTTGGGAAGAAATAAAAGGAGAAAATTATTATGAGCATATAGTTGTTAATCCGGAGGTAAAAGTTAACGTTACTAGTAGCGGAATTACTTTATAA
- a CDS encoding HD domain-containing protein produces MKQRAKAFAKKAHVGQQRKNSNAPYITHPIRVADRLEENGFSTELVCAGYLHDVVEDTLYEIEDIEREFDGWVAELVAAHTEDKSKSWQERKQHTINTIKYAEKEIKYLIVADKLDNLLGVEVDLKQQGDVVWNKFNAGFEKQKWYNQLIAANMYVGLDADDVPGYFGEFEDAVERVFGSG; encoded by the coding sequence TTGAAACAACGCGCTAAAGCTTTTGCAAAAAAAGCCCACGTCGGCCAACAACGGAAAAATTCAAATGCTCCTTACATCACCCATCCCATTCGAGTTGCAGATAGGCTTGAAGAAAATGGATTTTCAACTGAACTCGTTTGCGCCGGGTATTTACATGATGTAGTTGAAGATACGCTCTATGAAATAGAAGATATTGAACGCGAATTCGACGGGTGGGTTGCAGAGCTTGTCGCAGCCCATACGGAGGACAAATCCAAATCATGGCAAGAGCGCAAACAACATACTATTAACACAATTAAATATGCCGAAAAAGAAATTAAATATCTAATCGTCGCTGACAAACTGGATAACCTGCTTGGCGTGGAAGTAGACTTAAAACAGCAAGGTGACGTGGTATGGAACAAATTTAATGCTGGGTTCGAAAAACAGAAATGGTATAACCAATTGATTGCTGCGAATATGTATGTTGGATTGGACGCTGATGATGTGCCGGGTTATTTTGGGGAATTTGAAGATGCCGTGGAGCGGGTTTTTGGATCTGGTTGA
- a CDS encoding ABC transporter permease → MKLWILIIVTMILSVISLFLGAIDISLSDLLDLDSDELQVFLISRVPRLLAIIMAGAGMSIAGLIMQSLSRNKFVSPTTAGTLDAAKLGIMISMLFITNVTYTQQVIFSFAFSLAGTFLFMQILDRIKFKDVIFVPLIGLMYGNILGSITVFFGYEADILQNLESWFMGSFTTITAGRYELLYISIPAILLAYIYANKFTIAGMGEDLAKNLGMSYKLVLNLGLILVAVISTSVVLTVGVIPFLGLIVPNIVSIFMGDNIRKTIPLTMVVGVAFLLICDIIGRIIVHPYEIPVNVTVAVIGSAIFLILLFRGRAYAKK, encoded by the coding sequence ATGAAACTATGGATATTAATAATTGTAACTATGATTCTGTCAGTGATATCGCTATTTTTAGGTGCGATAGACATTAGCTTAAGTGACTTGCTGGATTTAGATTCGGATGAGCTACAAGTCTTTTTAATAAGCAGAGTGCCCCGGTTATTGGCAATTATAATGGCAGGCGCAGGAATGAGTATAGCTGGTCTAATTATGCAGAGTTTGAGTCGAAATAAATTTGTATCTCCAACAACAGCTGGAACATTGGATGCCGCTAAGCTGGGGATTATGATATCTATGTTGTTTATTACAAATGTCACGTACACACAGCAAGTTATCTTCAGCTTCGCGTTCTCTTTAGCAGGTACATTCCTTTTCATGCAAATTCTGGACCGCATTAAATTTAAAGATGTTATATTTGTTCCATTAATTGGGCTTATGTATGGAAATATTCTAGGCTCTATTACTGTATTTTTCGGTTATGAAGCTGATATTCTCCAAAATCTTGAATCCTGGTTTATGGGCAGCTTCACAACAATTACTGCTGGTCGTTATGAATTATTATATATAAGTATTCCAGCTATATTACTCGCTTATATTTATGCAAATAAGTTCACCATTGCTGGTATGGGAGAGGATCTTGCGAAGAACTTAGGGATGAGTTATAAGTTAGTCCTTAATTTAGGTCTTATTCTTGTCGCAGTTATTTCTACATCTGTCGTGTTAACTGTCGGTGTTATTCCGTTTTTAGGTCTTATTGTGCCTAACATCGTATCTATTTTCATGGGAGATAATATTCGTAAAACAATACCTCTTACAATGGTAGTTGGGGTTGCATTTTTATTAATTTGCGACATAATCGGTCGTATCATTGTACATCCGTATGAGATACCAGTAAACGTTACAGTGGCAGTAATTGGCAGTGCAATCTTCTTAATTTTGTTATTTAGGGGGAGAGCATATGCAAAGAAATAG
- a CDS encoding spore germination protein has protein sequence MRRRRESKKKQVNSPKTNFKNQRALSIENIKVQLNHTDDLKDREIHINHQIYIILYIAPIVDQEKLETKVIEPLTKTENNDISNVLYNQEINRIRGNEKAINGLLDGNCLLMKKDGHEEGLLLNVNASHGRDVSQLETEKTILGPHEGFVEDLDKNISLLRKRTENPRFTVKKYPLGAETNTDVALIYLNNLVNPEILKKVDQRLKSINLDSIRSSGNIQDCIEDDAFSPFPQLLVTERPDRTAANLMDGRAVLLIDGDPTVFVLPATFMMFFQSPDDYVNRWGLGSFFRILRLLSYVNALLFPAFYVALVSFHYEIFPTELVYSFQSSLSYVPFRPIIELMIMQFSLELLREASIRLPNSIAQTFGIVGGLVVGTAMVEAGLVSYGGLIVVAITAVSSFAQPNIEMSSTIRVLGFPLMIMAATFGLLGIMLGSLFIFIHLSRITSFGVPYFAPFAPLNIHEFKDTIIRLPVWMQDKRPKTSSRYQKGKTSREWKSHESEEPY, from the coding sequence ATGCGACGAAGAAGAGAATCAAAGAAGAAACAAGTAAACTCGCCAAAAACAAATTTTAAAAATCAGAGAGCCCTTTCTATAGAGAACATAAAAGTCCAATTGAATCATACCGATGATTTAAAAGATCGTGAAATACATATCAACCACCAAATCTATATCATCTTGTACATCGCTCCTATAGTAGATCAAGAAAAGCTTGAAACAAAAGTTATTGAGCCCCTTACAAAAACAGAGAATAACGACATTTCCAATGTGCTATACAACCAGGAAATAAATCGTATCCGAGGCAATGAGAAAGCAATAAATGGATTATTAGATGGTAATTGCTTGCTTATGAAAAAAGATGGCCATGAAGAGGGACTCTTGCTGAATGTGAATGCATCACATGGTAGGGATGTTTCTCAACTTGAAACAGAGAAAACGATACTTGGGCCACATGAAGGTTTTGTTGAAGATTTAGATAAAAATATTTCTTTACTACGTAAGCGTACCGAAAATCCTCGTTTTACAGTTAAAAAATATCCCTTGGGAGCTGAAACCAATACAGATGTGGCTTTAATCTACCTGAATAATTTAGTAAATCCGGAAATATTAAAGAAGGTGGACCAACGATTAAAAAGTATTAACCTTGATTCCATTCGATCTTCCGGCAATATTCAGGATTGCATTGAAGATGATGCGTTTTCACCGTTCCCTCAACTTTTAGTGACGGAAAGGCCAGATCGGACTGCAGCGAATTTGATGGATGGAAGAGCGGTTTTACTCATAGATGGCGATCCTACCGTATTTGTTTTACCAGCAACATTTATGATGTTTTTCCAATCACCGGATGACTATGTTAATCGGTGGGGATTGGGATCATTTTTCAGGATTCTTCGTTTATTAAGCTATGTGAATGCTTTACTTTTTCCGGCTTTTTATGTTGCACTCGTTTCATTCCATTACGAAATTTTTCCGACGGAGCTTGTTTATTCCTTTCAGTCTTCATTAAGCTATGTACCATTTCGTCCAATTATTGAGTTAATGATCATGCAGTTCTCGCTTGAATTACTCAGAGAGGCATCGATTCGATTGCCAAACTCCATCGCCCAAACATTTGGGATTGTCGGTGGTTTAGTCGTGGGAACAGCAATGGTGGAAGCAGGATTGGTGTCATATGGCGGGCTTATTGTTGTTGCAATAACTGCCGTCTCTTCTTTTGCTCAGCCAAATATAGAAATGAGCAGTACAATTCGTGTTCTGGGATTTCCATTAATGATTATGGCAGCAACGTTCGGTTTACTCGGAATTATGTTAGGATCGTTATTCATCTTCATCCACTTGTCACGCATTACTTCTTTTGGGGTTCCATATTTTGCTCCTTTTGCTCCTTTAAACATTCATGAATTTAAAGATACCATTATCCGATTACCTGTATGGATGCAGGATAAACGCCCGAAAACCTCTTCTCGATATCAAAAGGGAAAAACGTCAAGGGAGTGGAAATCGCATGAGAGTGAAGAGCCGTATTAG
- the fni gene encoding type 2 isopentenyl-diphosphate Delta-isomerase, with translation MEEGINQRKTEHIRLCLTENVEGVNKSTGLEGINFIHNALPEINFEDIQLDTNFLNKKINAPFLVSSMTGGSELAAKINQNLATAAQEKGWAVALGSTRALLESDAHKESFLIRKQAPTVPLIANLGAVQLNYGYGAEEAQRIVDMTGADSIVLHFNPLQEAVQDGGDLNFENLLPKIEKITSSVNVPVAAKEVGFGIDGTVAKKLYDAGVSYIDVAGAGGTSWSQVEKLRSEDPLKRAAAEAFNNWGIPTKDCIVSVRSELPDVPLVASGGMKSGVDAAKAITIGADVIGFARQLLQAATESAETVARTMDQIELELKMTMFGIGARTLDELKNTKRIDIMGRSLLDENS, from the coding sequence ATGGAAGAGGGTATAAATCAACGAAAGACAGAGCATATCAGGCTTTGTTTAACGGAAAATGTAGAAGGTGTAAACAAATCGACAGGGCTGGAGGGTATTAACTTTATACATAATGCTCTGCCGGAGATTAACTTTGAGGATATTCAATTAGACACCAATTTTTTAAATAAGAAAATAAATGCACCGTTTCTTGTTAGCTCAATGACTGGTGGATCAGAGCTTGCAGCTAAAATTAATCAAAATCTGGCAACGGCTGCCCAGGAAAAAGGGTGGGCGGTTGCGCTAGGTTCGACAAGAGCTTTGCTTGAAAGTGACGCACATAAAGAATCTTTCTTGATCCGCAAACAGGCACCAACTGTTCCTTTAATCGCAAATTTAGGAGCGGTGCAATTGAACTATGGTTATGGTGCTGAGGAAGCGCAGCGTATTGTGGACATGACGGGGGCAGATTCTATTGTGCTCCACTTCAACCCCCTGCAGGAAGCGGTACAGGATGGAGGAGACTTAAATTTTGAAAATCTGCTGCCAAAAATAGAGAAAATCACCAGCTCAGTGAATGTTCCTGTTGCAGCAAAAGAGGTCGGATTCGGGATTGATGGAACAGTGGCGAAAAAGCTATATGATGCCGGGGTATCTTATATTGATGTTGCTGGGGCTGGTGGGACGTCCTGGAGCCAGGTGGAAAAACTCCGTTCAGAAGATCCATTGAAAAGGGCTGCCGCCGAAGCTTTTAATAATTGGGGCATTCCAACGAAAGATTGTATTGTCTCCGTTCGAAGCGAATTACCTGATGTGCCGCTTGTGGCGAGTGGAGGAATGAAATCGGGGGTTGATGCGGCAAAAGCCATAACTATTGGGGCGGACGTCATCGGTTTTGCTCGTCAGTTGCTACAAGCTGCAACTGAATCAGCAGAAACAGTTGCCCGAACCATGGATCAAATCGAACTTGAATTGAAGATGACAATGTTCGGAATCGGGGCAAGGACACTGGATGAACTAAAAAACACGAAACGCATAGATATTATGGGAAGATCTTTATTGGATGAAAATAGCTAA
- a CDS encoding iron chelate uptake ABC transporter family permease subunit — protein sequence MQRNSKRLILLAVLAIISVLLYAFYDIKGGFDYAFPRRVIRIAAMMVTGVAISYATVAFQTITQNRILTPSIMGVDSMYEVVQTLIFFLAGSTSIWVVNNYLNFGAALIAMVLFALILYRFLFRTNKYPIYLLLLVGIILGTLLGSLVTFLQVLIDPVEYMSLQTFLFASFMDVKAEVLFIAIAILFAAFIYGHRIMDQLNVMSLGRENAINLGINYDRMLMNILILASVLIATSTALVGPITFLGLLVANLSYQYLVTYKHSILILGASLISIIALVGGQFIVEHIFELRTTLSVIINFIGGIYFIYLLLKESRAIK from the coding sequence ATGCAAAGAAATAGTAAGAGGTTGATTCTTTTAGCAGTACTGGCAATTATTAGTGTTCTATTATATGCATTTTATGATATAAAAGGTGGTTTTGATTACGCCTTTCCCAGACGTGTTATTCGTATAGCGGCAATGATGGTTACAGGGGTAGCTATTTCTTATGCAACAGTTGCCTTCCAGACCATTACACAAAATCGTATATTAACCCCTTCTATTATGGGGGTTGACTCCATGTATGAAGTAGTGCAGACACTAATTTTCTTCCTTGCAGGCTCTACGTCGATTTGGGTAGTAAATAATTATTTAAATTTTGGTGCAGCACTTATTGCAATGGTTCTATTTGCGCTTATTTTATATCGGTTTCTATTCAGAACAAATAAATATCCAATCTATTTATTGCTGTTAGTTGGTATAATTTTAGGAACTCTTCTCGGGAGTTTGGTAACTTTTCTCCAGGTTTTAATTGATCCTGTAGAGTATATGAGCTTACAAACATTCTTGTTTGCAAGTTTCATGGATGTTAAAGCAGAAGTTTTGTTTATTGCGATTGCCATATTATTCGCTGCATTTATTTACGGCCATCGTATTATGGATCAGCTAAATGTTATGTCGCTTGGTCGTGAAAATGCTATCAATCTTGGTATTAATTACGACCGTATGTTAATGAATATTTTAATTTTAGCTTCGGTGTTGATTGCTACGTCAACAGCCTTAGTTGGTCCGATTACGTTCTTAGGTTTATTGGTAGCAAACTTATCTTATCAATATTTGGTTACATATAAGCACTCAATCCTAATTTTAGGTGCAAGTCTTATAAGTATTATTGCGTTAGTAGGGGGCCAATTTATTGTTGAACATATATTTGAATTGCGTACAACATTGAGTGTTATTATTAATTTCATTGGTGGTATTTACTTCATTTACTTATTATTAAAGGAAAGCAGGGCGATAAAATGA